A genomic region of Rhodococcus sp. B50 contains the following coding sequences:
- a CDS encoding enoyl-CoA hydratase/isomerase family protein has protein sequence MSELLITRAGGVETWTLNRPQTRNALDRTLVAQLGQAVTAAETGGVEVVVLRGAGPSFCAGADLALLSGYDAMQGHTPREHLTAIWDLTLAMERSPVTFVAVLHGHAIAGGLELALACDLVLAATGTLIGDGHVRHSLLAGGGASVRMVRDLGRPTATRLALTGEFLPAEHPAFGTWLHTVAPPPELDEALQALVATLTVVPAAARAGYKHMLTGANRPLGIADRDRELDAFDRNWVDNDVPRALRDFLDKTRKATR, from the coding sequence ATGAGCGAACTGTTGATCACCCGGGCCGGCGGTGTGGAGACCTGGACCCTCAACCGTCCGCAGACCCGCAACGCCCTCGACCGCACCCTCGTTGCACAGCTGGGGCAGGCCGTGACGGCCGCCGAGACCGGCGGTGTCGAGGTGGTGGTGCTCCGCGGTGCCGGCCCCAGTTTCTGTGCCGGCGCCGACCTGGCGCTGCTCAGCGGCTACGACGCGATGCAGGGCCACACCCCCCGCGAGCACCTGACCGCGATCTGGGATCTCACGCTGGCCATGGAACGCAGCCCCGTGACCTTTGTCGCGGTACTGCACGGCCACGCCATCGCGGGCGGTCTTGAGCTCGCGCTAGCGTGCGACCTGGTCCTGGCCGCCACTGGCACCCTGATCGGGGACGGCCATGTCCGCCACAGCCTGCTCGCCGGTGGGGGCGCCAGCGTGCGGATGGTGCGCGATCTCGGACGTCCGACCGCCACGCGTCTGGCGCTGACCGGCGAGTTCCTGCCCGCCGAACACCCTGCCTTCGGCACCTGGCTGCACACGGTCGCGCCCCCACCCGAGCTCGACGAGGCGTTGCAGGCACTCGTCGCCACCCTCACCGTGGTGCCGGCCGCCGCCCGGGCGGGCTACAAACACATGCTCACCGGCGCGAACAGACCACTCGGCATCGCGGACCGGGACCGTGAATTGGACGCCTTCGACCGGAACTGGGTGGACAACGACGTCCCCCGGGCGCTGCGTGACTTCCTGGACAAGACCCGAAAGGCAACCCGATGA
- a CDS encoding SDR family NAD(P)-dependent oxidoreductase gives MTDRYTGQTVLLTGGAQGLGRAMVHRFAAEGASVHFADLNADAAAETLAGLPGDGHAFHQVDVTDQAAAAAWIDGVAASAGRIDVLVNNAGIIRDNRIENITAQDWDAVIAVSLNGAFYCTQAAFAHMREQQYGRVLSFSSMSWRGNFGQANYVAAKAGVVGFTRGFALEGARHGVTANAIAPGLIDTPMLASMNGPARDKLIGKVPMRHTGHPDDIAAAATFLCSPEARYITGVVLDVDGGIGIGSSIR, from the coding sequence ATGACCGACCGCTACACCGGCCAGACCGTCCTGCTCACCGGAGGTGCGCAGGGACTGGGCCGCGCCATGGTGCACCGCTTCGCCGCAGAGGGTGCGAGCGTGCACTTCGCCGACCTCAACGCCGACGCGGCCGCCGAGACCCTCGCCGGCCTTCCCGGCGACGGACACGCCTTCCATCAGGTCGACGTCACCGACCAGGCTGCCGCCGCGGCCTGGATCGATGGGGTGGCGGCCAGCGCGGGTCGGATCGACGTGCTGGTCAATAACGCCGGCATCATCCGCGACAACCGCATCGAGAACATCACCGCCCAGGACTGGGACGCGGTGATCGCGGTGAGCCTTAACGGCGCGTTCTACTGCACCCAGGCCGCCTTCGCCCACATGCGCGAGCAGCAGTACGGCCGCGTGTTGTCGTTTTCCTCGATGAGCTGGCGCGGCAACTTCGGGCAGGCGAACTACGTCGCCGCCAAGGCTGGCGTCGTCGGCTTCACCCGGGGCTTTGCCCTCGAAGGCGCCCGCCACGGGGTCACCGCCAACGCGATTGCCCCCGGACTGATCGACACGCCGATGCTGGCCTCGATGAACGGCCCGGCCCGGGACAAGCTGATCGGGAAGGTCCCCATGCGCCACACCGGTCACCCCGACGACATCGCGGCGGCCGCCACCTTCCTCTGTTCCCCCGAGGCCCGCTACATCACCGGCGTGGTCCTCGACGTCGACGGCGGCATCGGCATCGGCTCCTCCATCCGCTGA
- a CDS encoding transposase: MGAPRKYPEELKERATRLAVEARRDPGSKTGAIKRIAEQLGIHPEALRTWVRQGRDRRWCPSGHHDGRGETDR, translated from the coding sequence ATGGGAGCACCGCGAAAGTACCCGGAGGAGCTGAAGGAACGAGCGACGCGGCTGGCAGTCGAGGCACGCCGCGATCCAGGATCGAAAACAGGAGCGATCAAGCGGATCGCCGAGCAGTTGGGCATCCATCCCGAGGCCCTGCGCACCTGGGTTCGTCAGGGAAGAGATCGACGGTGGTGTCCGTCCGGGCACCACGACGGACGAGGCGAAACGGATCGCTGA